TCCCTGCAGTAGCTCCTCTTGTCCACCGGGCGTCGCTGTTTCACCGCTTGTCGTTTGCACTTGTGAACAACATGACAGCAGTCGCTGACAGTGAGTCTCTTTTTCTTGtaggagttttgtttttgtttttttttaaagtctttttgtacaaataattgtgaTGCAGTTTCTAGCAGTTAAGTTTTGGGGCTGTGAGGCACAATTTTGATTCGTCTTTGTACTTTTGCTACACGACACGTGGAGTATTATCCTTTGTATGACGGCAACAAcaataaactttatacatttacACTTTTCTGTGTGCAAGAGACCATTTTATTCTCGCTAAAGCTACCgggattttttgtgtgtgtgtgtaactagaatttttagtttattttagcaacaCAATTTAAAACCTACATTACACACTGCGatatgcatttatatttttaacggtactattttaaaaaaatgcaacatgtatatataaatgtatgtggtttttttgtgtgtgtttttttaagaaaatataaCTTTAAacacctttttaaaaatgtagatTATATTAcgtgtatatgtatttttttctgtgtattttttttatttcaattttttttattgtcatatactgtacattggcTGGAAGAAAAATAGGCAGTTTCACGTCCTCTTTTTGGACGTCTACACAAATTATTTTCTCTCTTTGGTTTGCCGGAAGTCATCCAGTTGTGTTATAGATAATCGGACAGCTGGCATGTAACCTGAAGATTATTTAGCACATCTGCTGCTTAATCCCAAACACTAACAGGAGACAAACCATTAAAATTGTGATAACGGGATATCATCACCTCACTGTGCTTGCCGTCAGTCTTGCATACTATCTTTGAAATGCCATTATTTTATAATATCTTGATGAAGCTGATCATCAAGCCCCAATTCGGTACTTTATTTGGTCCCAAGAAAGAAGTCACTCAATTCTTCTGTAGAAAATTTAGCATGTATGCAAAAGCTACATTTTATTTAGGCTCGTTTGGCGGCTTCCGTCCTGTTTCTTATTTTGAAGGAGCTTTGCGAATGTTGCTGACTCTGTGTTAACAGTTTGTCACGGATGCTTCAGTGTGATTCTGTGTTGACTCTTCGCCCATTTGTGGACTTTTCAAGACTTTATAAGGATTATGTTGGGCCGGGAATTGGGCTGACAGACATTTTGGAATTTGGACTATATTCGTGCAGCTTCTTCTTTGGATGTTTTCAAGTTGAAGTGATGGCGGTGGTGGAGGTGGcccgcatcatcatcatcatcgtcgtcggaGGGGGAGAGGAAGAACCTGGAGAGACTTCCAAATGCTGACTGAACGGTTCCGTCACCATGGACGCGGTGGACCTGCTGGTTCTGGTGGTTGCGGTTCTGCTGGGCCACACATGGCTTGCCGAGGCTCAGGTTCTGCGCATTGGTGAGCTCAACGCGCACTTGTTTGGTGTTCGAACTTGTTTGGTGTGCGCGACACTAATTCATtattcaaatgaatgaatgaataatgtgCAAGCCTCGTAAAGTTTTATTGTAATGTGCATCTATTATTGTATTGACACGTTTTATACACgatcatatttttttcaaatatgcaAGCGCagtgttttattgtattattaatttttagtatatttatagtttattaaaaaaatgtgcaagtgtatattttttattacaaaCATTTGTATTGTCTAACTCCCTTGTTGCGTTTAATACATATTTAGAatgcattgtttatttttaaccatttgacccttcatttttttgtaaatattttttaaatgttaaattaagaatttttgaattattaattttaaaaatgcaagtCAACTTACTTCATTTTTTACTTGCTTGTTTTTAAAATCAGTCAATTGTCAAtgcatcttattattattattattataattttttgacttaaaaaaaaaaaaaaaaaaaaaaaaaaagattaaaacatAGTTTGATACCAGGCGGCATCCTGGAGACGCGAGAGCGTGAGCTGGTGAGTTTGGACGAGTTGGCATTCAAGTTCGCCGTGAATAACATCAACAGGAACAAGACACTGATGCCAAACGTCACGCTCACTTACGACATCCAACGCATCAACCCCAAAGACGGCTTTGAGGCCTCACGCAGAGgtaacaacaacatcagcatcaTAACAATTCAGCATGCTATCTACTAATCAAACTGTATTACTGACTACTTAGCATACTGACTATTTATAAAAGTAACTAAAGATCCAATGATCTTAGTTCGTAGTTACTTAGCCAACTCGCTGAGTACCTAATCAACGAATAGGTTAACTACTTAGTAGGCTAACTACATAACTAGCTAGCTTCACAAGCCCACAGTTGATTAGCAACATCCGCTGATCTAAACAGCCTAACAGGGCAAGGGGAAATTCAAAACcttatttggggaaaaacgaaaaaacattgACAGTCTATTCACTAACTATACTTGCAAGGGTAACTGACTAGCCAATCAACTAATGTCTTAGAAATTGTTAGTtttacacaccaaaacatataagatgacaacacaaggatgagaagacaagacttattcatttttactcaCAGCGAGAAGAGCCGAGTTGCCAGGTACAAGCTGTCAAAGATGCTCTGGCAATTCTTTTgctccctctctttttattgggATTGTTGCCTATCCGGTTACAAAAAAATAGCGTTGCACtactaaggggtggggaaagcgcaaTAGTGCAAACGCTGCATTTTCTTAATATAACAtatctgtctgcttggatgtaAGTGTGTTGCAAATAAGAATGTGATTATCCATTAGCAAGGAAAGTTCTCATTTTCGCTTCTGCTTTGTGACCCATTTTAAACACCGCCACACTGTCAGGTGGAGTTCATCTGAAGAAATGGGTGCAAAATAGTTCACATAAAGTTCATATGACTGTGAAGTattttagcaaatatataacttagatacactttaaaccaggggtgtcaaacatacggcccgcgggccggatcaggcccgcaaatgggtttaatccggcccgcgagataattttgtaaagtaaaaaaaaatataaataaaaaaataaaaatacaaataaaaatttgtaatgtccgactaattaatcagccagccacaatcaaaacatataactttgtaatttcacaagcagtcctcagatgaccaatgcaactagtccagggaatcgtcgtccgggatgtcattattttacacacaactttaactacagtttgtttaattattattatttttttttttgtaatcatacaccaacataaatgtgttaaatacgacacaaattcaattactggtaacacaaatagatatgacaacgataaacgtccttataacatcattaactgcgccatgcagtgcattctgggaacaatatatatgcaaaacaggtcgatttcacACGTCCagaatgtataccggcaaagtgttgctgtgttctatttgcatttgtgttatttttcagaacaatatgattacaattgagctccataatttaggtctggtccacgaaaatctgcgtataaatgacagcaattgtttttaagttatataccgttatttttccgatgcggcccacttgataatatattttcctccatgcggcccctaagctaacgtgagtttgacacccctgctttaaacgtTACAGAAATTTTGCTAACTTACGAAGAATACACAATGAGTGAAATTTAGGGACTGTACCATTCACACGACACGCTCATCTTTGGCTCATAACACCAAACTAACTAACCAGCTAACTAGTTATCCAGCTAACTCGTCCCTTTGCTTCGTCTAGTGTGTGACCAGCTGTCACTGGGCGTGGTGGCCGTGTTCGGCCCGTCTCACAGCTCCTCCGTCAGCGCGGTTCAATCCATCTGCAACGCTTTGGAGGTTCCGCACATCCAGACGCGGTGGAAGCATCCGTCGGTGGATAACCGGGACACCTTCTTCATCAACCTGTACCCGGAATACAGAGCGGTCGCCAGGGCCGTGCTGGACGTGGTCACCTTCTTCAAGTGGAAGAAGCTCACCGTCGTCTACCAGGACAGCACCGGTACGTAATGACGTTTGACACTAGCAACACAAACTAAAAATTTCCAGTTGCTGAATGTTTCCACTTAGCAACCAACCTATCTTGTTGACTATCTAACTATGTTAATGCTTGGTGGAGTTAagaaaactcttgttttgttggGTAGGTCTGATGCGCATGCAGGAGTTGATCAAGGCTCCGGCCAAACTCAACCTGAAGATGAAAATCCGCCAGCTGACGCCCGGCAACCAGGACGCCAGGCCGCTGCTCAAAGAGCTCAAGAAGGACAAAGAGTTCTTCATCCTCTTTGACTGCTCCTACAGCATGGCCTCGGAACTACTCAAACAGGTCTGCTCATAACTCCATCTACATGTACAGTAGTTTGTATTTGGGGTTAGTTACCATGATCTCATCATGCAGGTCTCACGCAGTGTTACAGTGTTGTTTATTGTATCTGTGTATGCATAAATGTTGATTTGATAATTGTTGTAATATGACAGCTTTCGTCCATGGGAATGATGACGGAGTACTATCACTTCTTCTTCACCACTTTGGTGAGTAGCAACATGGATGTAAAATATACGTATACAAACATGGAAGGATGCCAGATCCATGCAGGCTATCTAAGTCACTACAGAGCTGCCTAACAAAGTAACCAACTGACTagctaaataataaataacttgtTTAATACTTTGTAAGATAGCTGACaggctaattaaaaaaaaaaataataataatactgtgcTAGTATAGCAAGGTATCTGGAACAAGTAATTGATTGAGTCTCCAGACACAGTATTTAGGtaactaacaaataaaaatcactcaCTAACTACTTCAGTAGAAAGCAGGCCAGATAAGTAACTAACTGGTGCTAAAGCAACTTCCTGCTTGGTGTAGGACTTGTTTGCGTTGGACCTGGAGCCGTACCGCTACAGCGGGGTCAACATGACGGGCTTCAGGCTGCTCAACATCGACGACCCCTGGGTGGCCGCCACCTTGGACAAGTGGGCCATGGAGAGGCTGCAGGGGCCCAAGCAAGATGGTGGACTCATGGATGGTGTCATGACTGTAAGAAAACACTAGACTTCAACACACTGTGCTCTGCCTATTACAAAGGTGGGTAGGCAGAATGTACTTTAAGTAGGGAGGAATGTACAGTGTTCGGAAGTGATAGAAACCGAGTAACAATTTCATCATCAGTGTCCAAATGGTTTTGTGGTTCATTAGCCAATATTTCTCGCCCTGTTTCCGTGCTCATGTCACAGACTGATGCAGCTCTGATGTACGACGCCGTGTTCCTGGTGTCTGTGGCGTCTCAGCGTGCTACTCAGATGACCGTCAGCTCTCTGCAGTGTCACAGACACAAGCCCTGGCGCTTTGGACCTCGATACATGAACCTCTTCAAAGAGGTACAGAACTAACTGGACAGACTTTTAACTACCAGGCAAGCGGAAACAACTACCACTAAATCCAcaagctaactaactaactaaccaactaaccaactaaccaactaactaactaactaactaactaactaactaactaaccaaccaaccaaccaaccaatagGCTACTTCAGCAAACAAATTAACTGCTCAGGGAACCAGATAATTGTTTAGAttgctagctaactaactaactaactaactaactaactaactaactaactaactaactaactacttACCAGGCCAACTAATTACTCCATCCAGCTAGGTAGATAACTAACTCAACACACCTTAAAATAACAAAGTGACTTATTAACTCCAACAGACTAACTGTCCAACCGCCTAATTAGCAACCCAACTAAGTAGCTGCTTCGTAGGCTGCAACTTAGTACTTAGTTGGCTAACTTAGCAACTAACCAGCTCAGTAAGTAACTACTTCTCAAGATAATTAAACTACTTAACAATTCagtaaactaactaactaactaactaactaactaactaactaactaactaactaactaactaactaactaactaactacttCGGAGTCAAGTTAACAGCTAACAAAGTAAATGCTTAGGACCAAGCTAACTACTTACCTTGCTAGGTACTAATTAACCCACTTGCTAACTATTTTAACATTTATGTACGTGTAAAAGAAGTAAAATATGGTTGTGCTTCATGTCGTAGGCGCAGTGGGATGGCCTAACGGGCCACATCGTCCTCAACAAGAGCGATGGCCTGCGGCGGGAGTTTGACTTGGACATCATCAGCCTGAAAGAGgacggcagcagcagcagcagggtgagtgagtgagtgagtgagtgagtgagtgagtgagtgagtgagtgagtgagtgagtgagtgagtgagtccacctgctcccatgatgcattgtaCCTTGTTAGAGCTGTAATGCTAACTCACATCTCTTGTTGCCCACTCAGGGTGTCGGGGAGGGCGTAAATCGCCTCACCAAAAGGTGGATCAAGGTTTGTTTTCCAAATATGGTCATGTACAGGacttcaaaaatgaaaatgaaagacaACAATAAATACTGAAGCAAGTAAAGATTGACCAGACCATTTTAGTAGTTGCTATAATCTCACCTCCTTTGTGTACGTGGTATAATCTAGAAAGTCAAGTGTGACTTGATGACATGTTAAGTGTGCTCGTTTAACGTACTTAGCGTTTATCGCATCAGTGACTTTGCTCTTTAGCAGCTGGGCGGGAATTTCAGGGTCCAGCTGTCACATGCCTGATCCACTCCGTGTGTGTGGATTACTGCTAGCATACTCTCATTAACAGCCTCGTATACTGATGACATACTGTGTACTTATACACTTAGGCAAGATGCAATGACATCATCAGTAATGTATAACTCAACTGATTGGCAAAGTTCAAATCTATACCGTCAGTTAtttgtattaactcattagctcccaaaaacgtataaatacgtcatattttaaatgttttaagtgtcccaaagacgtatttatacatttttttgtttgtttgttttatgccagagcatagagaaggctttgatgcagtctctctactgcagaaaatggttgagtggcagcagagtataagagatcaaccaggccatgttaaaacaagctgatttccccacagttctaagcagatttgtgaataatgatgaaacttagctatgttctattgctaattgctgcacagcggaaacagataggaatatactttttctccttttttttttttttttttttttttttttttttttttttctttttgaagatataaatatactttttctcctgataaaataagagactctaatctctcttttggtaggttccatatttttatagcaatagaacataatattctccaggccttgcaaaatcagtcaaaaaccaGGAAAATAcgacagtgaaaatggctgggagtgaatgagttaactgccaCCATGCACGATAGAAAAAACACATTAAGTATAACTAATCCAGAGTACAAAAGGAATCTACCTCGTTTCCCTTCCAGATCGCCACATGGAGCTCTGTAAAAGGCATGAACCTGATCGAGAAGTCAACccagaacaacaacaacgtgaCCGACTCGCTGGCCAACCGGACGCTGATCGTCACCACCATCCTGGTGAGCCAAGAAGACCAGGATAGGAGAGGACAGAACGTGACCCGTTCTCTTTTCAGGAGAACCCGTACGTGATGTACAAGAAGTCCGACAAGGACCTGGTGGGGAACGACCGCTTCGAGGGTTACTGTCTGGACCTCCTCAAGGAGCTGTCCAACATCCTGGGCTTCACCTACGAGGTCCGCCTGGTGGCCGACGGCAAGTACGGAGCCCAGAACGACAAGGGCGAGTGGAACGGCATGGTTCGAGAGCTCATCGACCACGTGAGCACGCGACCGACTCCGCAGGGTTTTTGCCTTGACTTGAAAAACGCGATACGAACTACCTCGTTCCTAGGTGGCCGACCTGGCGGTGGCGCCGCTGACCATCACGTACGTGCGCGAGAAGGTGATCGACTTCTCCAAACCCTTCATGACGTTGGGCATCAGCATCCTGTACCGCAAGCCCAACGGCACCAACCCGGGCGTCTTCTCCTTCCTCAACCCGCTGTCGCCCGACATCTGGATGTACGTCCTGCTGGCCTGCACCGGCGTCAGCTGCGTGCTCTTTGTCATCGCCAGGTTAACTCATCACGTTCGATGACATGACTTTACTTTTCTCTACGCTCCGCTTATCGGTTTGTCCTTGGTCAGGTTTACCCCGTACGAGTGGTACAACccgcatccgtgcaacccgtcatCCACGCTGATCCAGAACAATTTCACCTTGCTCAACAgtttctggttcggcgttggcgCGCTCATGCGGCAAGGTAAACTTTAAGCAACTAGCTAATTGTGGCGCTAGTTAAAAGTAGCTAGCTAGTTAACTAGTAGCATTTACTTTAGGGTGGTTGGCAGTGTTTACTTTAGGTCAGGGCTAATGATGTTGGTTAGTTAGGGTTAGTAGTGTTAAGGCTATGGTTGGTAACATAACATTGGGTTAGTTAGGGTTAGTAGCCATTCGATTAGGATAGGATTTTGATTAACACGTAAGCTAGAGTTAGTATCATTCAGGTTAGTTAGCTTTGTTTTGGGTTAGTTATGGTTGGCAGTGTTCAGGTCAGGCAGGGCTAATAATTAGGGTTAGTTGCGGTTAGAAGTGCTTTTGTTATGGTTGCAACGTTGGGTTAGTTAAGGTGAGTAGCCATTCGGTTTATTTACCATATATTTGTAGCATTTAGGTTAAGGTTATTTAGGGTTAGTACCATATAGGATAATGATGGTAGTGTGTAGCATAGTCTTAGTAGTTAGCATTTAGGATAGGTTTTTCATTAGCATGTAAGTTAGTATCATTCAGGTTAGTGTTTGCAGCGTTTAGGTTAAGGATAAAAGCATTTCCTGTAGGTTATATTATTTGTCTTTAGGTTAAGGTTACTAGAGGTTAGGGTTAGTAAGCTTGGGTTATTGAAATTAAAGTTGGGGTTAGCAGCATTTAGTTTGTGGTTAGTATTTAGTCTAACTTAGTTTAGTACTAGCACTTAAGTTAGGGTTAGTAATGTTTAAGTTATGCTAGTTTTCTTTCGTTATTGCTAGAAACATTTAGGTTGAGGTTGCTAGCCTTTACGATGTGGTTTGTAGCATTCAGGGGATGGTTAGTTAGTTGTGTTTAGGCAAGGGTTAGTAGCCTTTTGGTTACTAAACATGACCATTTAGGTCATGTTTAGTAATGTTTAATAGTATTTATGTTAGGGTTAGTATAGTTCAGGTATTGATGAATTAATTGATTAAGAAAATGTACTTCTGATGCGTTAAGGTGttgtactagtagtagtagtagtggtcaTCTTGTTGCAGGTTCTGAGCTGATGCCAAAGGCTTTGTCCACACGCATCGTCGGGGGCATCTGGTGGTTCTTCACCCTGATCATCATCTCGTCCTACACGGCCAACCTTGCTGCTTTCCTCACGGTGGAGCGCATGGACGCGCCCATCGACTCGGCCGACGACCTGGCCAAGCAGACCCGGATCGAGTACGGGGCTGTGAGGGACGGCTCCACCATGACCTTCTTCAAggtttgtttattgtttgttgtCGTGGACTACATTTGATTTAGGCTTAGTTATTCGCAGTTAGCTTAGGGTTAGTCCGGAGTACAATTACTAATGTTAAGTTATGGATAGGAGTTTTTATGATGAATGAGGTTTGATAGATTTTAGGTTAGGGTTAGTGCCAGCTAGTTACGTTTAGGTTAGGCTCACCTGGCCAGTTTGAGGGTTGAGTTGCCTTCTTCAAGGAACATCAGCACTgcttaaaatgaaaaacaaaagaccTTGGCCTTTAAATTGCGATCTGATGTCAGgtatttttcatcttcaaatgTATGTTGTACAAGGTTTTAACTCCTCTGGTTTCCCGCCCCATCTTCACGTCTCAAGCACGAGTGAGTCGagcagggcttttttttttttatcccgccGGATTGCAGTTTGCGATTACGAGCGGCCGGATAAGACGCCGCCGCCCGTGTTGATGGCTCGAACAAATTGAATCAGCTGGATGAGATTTAGAGCACAGCTGCCCCATTTTGTCTTAGCGCTCACACTTCCACACTTTAAGTGCGTGCGCTTGTGTGTTTATGCGCGACAGAAATCCAAGATCTCCACCTACGAGAAGATGTGGGCCTTCATGAGCAGCAGGAAGAACACGGCGCTGGTCAAGAACAACCGGGAGGGCATCACACGCGTCCTCACCACCGACTACGCCATGCTAATGGAGTCCACCAGCATCGAGTACATCAGCCAGAGGAACTGCAACCTGACGCAAATCGGAGGACTCATCGACTCCAAGGGATACGGGGTGGGAACGCCCATCGGTGAGGAAACACGCGTCCGTTATGTtctaaggttggatcccaaaagcgcagacacaaataagattttaactctttattcgcataacatcgagaggcccAGTAAAGAGAttcaagattcttgacatcacaaagctcctgacatcacatagtatCACATGGCCTACatccagttgaaactagatgctggttacattagttcaaaaacagacacttgttacatcagtacataacagacacttgacctcacggtcatgacccaaacataaccctggcgtgacccagtcatgagtcaagacccaaacattacccctgcatgaccctcGTCATGACAGCGTCAATTTCAGTGTTTTAAGACCCACTTGTATTACTTCGCTCTTAGTTCAGTGTGAATTGTGTGGTCCTTggcgtattttttaaatttgtattttatttatttattgtttatatttatttatatttattatattctttatttttttatttgtttttaaatgatttctaatgtatttttttaattacttattgtattttagtatttattgtttattttttatagttgGTTTTACTAGGTTTTATGTGTATGATCAATGTGTAGCACTTTAGAAGCGCTGGTTTCTAAAATTGAATATAGAAATGAAGCGGATTGGATCGGATTTTGGAAAAATCTAGCTAGCTCCACTTGGCAACATCCTGTCTTCTCTGCGCAGGCTCTCCTTACCGAGACAAGGTGA
The Festucalex cinctus isolate MCC-2025b chromosome 18, RoL_Fcin_1.0, whole genome shotgun sequence genome window above contains:
- the LOC144006820 gene encoding glutamate receptor ionotropic, kainate 1-like isoform X2; protein product: MRMQELIKAPAKLNLKMKIRQLTPGNQDARPLLKELKKDKEFFILFDCSYSMASELLKQLSSMGMMTEYYHFFFTTLDLFALDLEPYRYSGVNMTGFRLLNIDDPWVAATLDKWAMERLQGPKQDGGLMDGVMTTDAALMYDAVFLVSVASQRATQMTVSSLQCHRHKPWRFGPRYMNLFKEAQWDGLTGHIVLNKSDGLRREFDLDIISLKEDGSSSSRGVGEGVNRLTKRWIKIATWSSVKGMNLIEKSTQNNNNVTDSLANRTLIVTTILENPYVMYKKSDKDLVGNDRFEGYCLDLLKELSNILGFTYEVRLVADGKYGAQNDKGEWNGMVRELIDHVADLAVAPLTITYVREKVIDFSKPFMTLGISILYRKPNGTNPGVFSFLNPLSPDIWMYVLLACTGVSCVLFVIARFTPYEWYNPHPCNPSSTLIQNNFTLLNSFWFGVGALMRQGSELMPKALSTRIVGGIWWFFTLIIISSYTANLAAFLTVERMDAPIDSADDLAKQTRIEYGAVRDGSTMTFFKKSKISTYEKMWAFMSSRKNTALVKNNREGITRVLTTDYAMLMESTSIEYISQRNCNLTQIGGLIDSKGYGVGTPIGSPYRDKVTIAILQLQEEGKLHMMKEKWWRGNGCPEEDNKEANALGVENIGGIFIVLAAGLVLSVFVAIGEFIYKARRNADIEEAFCFFYGVQSRQFQRRGSTSSSGTSLSTDLESGRLLGDDTD
- the LOC144006820 gene encoding glutamate receptor ionotropic, kainate 1-like isoform X1, which encodes MDAVDLLVLVVAVLLGHTWLAEAQVLRIGGILETRERELVSLDELAFKFAVNNINRNKTLMPNVTLTYDIQRINPKDGFEASRRVCDQLSLGVVAVFGPSHSSSVSAVQSICNALEVPHIQTRWKHPSVDNRDTFFINLYPEYRAVARAVLDVVTFFKWKKLTVVYQDSTGLMRMQELIKAPAKLNLKMKIRQLTPGNQDARPLLKELKKDKEFFILFDCSYSMASELLKQLSSMGMMTEYYHFFFTTLDLFALDLEPYRYSGVNMTGFRLLNIDDPWVAATLDKWAMERLQGPKQDGGLMDGVMTTDAALMYDAVFLVSVASQRATQMTVSSLQCHRHKPWRFGPRYMNLFKEAQWDGLTGHIVLNKSDGLRREFDLDIISLKEDGSSSSRGVGEGVNRLTKRWIKIATWSSVKGMNLIEKSTQNNNNVTDSLANRTLIVTTILENPYVMYKKSDKDLVGNDRFEGYCLDLLKELSNILGFTYEVRLVADGKYGAQNDKGEWNGMVRELIDHVADLAVAPLTITYVREKVIDFSKPFMTLGISILYRKPNGTNPGVFSFLNPLSPDIWMYVLLACTGVSCVLFVIARFTPYEWYNPHPCNPSSTLIQNNFTLLNSFWFGVGALMRQGSELMPKALSTRIVGGIWWFFTLIIISSYTANLAAFLTVERMDAPIDSADDLAKQTRIEYGAVRDGSTMTFFKKSKISTYEKMWAFMSSRKNTALVKNNREGITRVLTTDYAMLMESTSIEYISQRNCNLTQIGGLIDSKGYGVGTPIGSPYRDKVTIAILQLQEEGKLHMMKEKWWRGNGCPEEDNKEANALGVENIGGIFIVLAAGLVLSVFVAIGEFIYKARRNADIEEAFCFFYGVQSRQFQRRGSTSSSGTSLSTDLESGRLLGDDTD